The DNA window TCATGCACATGCATTTGGAAAAACTGCACCACCACATACAAGAGCTGTTAAAATGAATGTCACTAGACAGTGATATACTTCACATGAGGTAAACAGAACACATGCTAATTAATTTATGCTACTGCTAGAAAACAGCCCTTTTAAGTTACTGCTGGATGTACCTACAGTGTCTGTTCTTGGACTTAAGAATAGCCAATTTGCAGCTGGTAACTCTGAGGGTGCTGATCACTACAAAAAAATTGTCATgtcaaatataattatatattcaatcatatataatgtatttaatcTCTAAATTACTTTACAAATATACGTACTTTTAATATGGATAAAAATGAATAGCCACAGCCCAAATTATCAGCATGTAAGTTGTTAACTGCTGGAAAATTAGTTTCACACTCTATCATTCCTAGAAGGAATGTGAAATAACAAAAACTACAATGAAACTAGGTGACTGGGATTAATGTGTAGACTGAGGTATAAGAGAACTCCACCACTTGCTATTTATATTTGGGTGCAAGACAGTAAGTTTCTGGGTTTCGGTTTCTTCACCTGCGAAGAGTTACCATTTGCACCATCTACCTCATTAGGACTACTCAAGacaacattcaaacatatgagagAATTTTGTAGATGGAAAAGCACACTACAATTATTCTTACTATTCCAATTGTTCAAATATGGAGCTAAGAAAACTGTAGTAATTACAGCGACATGGTCAGTGGGACAAATCCAGTTCAGGAGGCAACCCATGCAAACGTTTAACTTTCAATGGCGAAGCTTAAAATTTGCAGAGATATACAAAGGAACATTCTGAAAACACTAAGACACACATTGGGTTGAGTTGAGACTTCAAAATGAGCCTGCAAGATTTTACAGCATACAAAGAGGTTCCTGGTCTTTGGAGAAAGCTGCTATTCACCTAAGGAAGACAAGCATTATGGAGATTtctaaaacaaatggaataaaatttTACCACTCAGCTCTTTTGTaaaccagactttcaaagaaccaCATTAATGTTCCCAGTAATCTAATATACACTAAAAGATAAAAGAGAATGTTCACGTGTAAGTCACAATCACTGTCAACTTACACGAACACAAAACATGTAATTCAGAATTCTTATGACTACAGACACTTGGAAGTTTAGCAGCCCTTTATGCTCATTTTATATTCCATAAGACAATGCAAATCATGAAATACTTCAAACCTGCCCTGCTCACAAGTTCTCCCTATGCAGATGTCTGGTTTTTATACTGCTCTCTGGCAGTCTTTGTTTGCAAAGCTAAGCCTAAGAAGCCCATAACCTTTCAACTATGTCTTCTGATGTTAGTCTTTCTTacaccaaaacagaaagaaaaagaaaaaagtaaccaaaaacaaatgaagataCAGGGAAGAGATGAGATGCAATTCATCACGtataaaaatatgtttcaaatTCGGAATAATTTAGTAACTCTTCGTTATTTCATATGTATCTGGGAATGGCACAGATACATGTCCTGATCCTGTCACAAGAGGTAGAATTCCAGCATTTGGTACCACATTCCAAGATAGCGTCAAAGTGACGTTCCTGTTTCCCCTACAAAAAGAGGTAACAGACAAAGGTTAGCAGAACTTGTCATTTAATAAAATACGTTTAATCAAGTATTATAGAGCCACACACTTCATTTATAACTAGCTATTTCtaataagacaaaaacagaaccattTCTTCATACCATCTGAAATCCACAGACAGCACTAGAAGACACCAGCATAAAATTCACAGGCAGCCTAAACGACACCCTAAACTCACAGCTGCAACTAATTACCAACAGAAAAGCTTGCATGAATGAAACAcaatgaagagaaaatgagaCTCACGCTAGGGATCAAAAGGTAGTCATTTGAAATCGAATTTTGCTATTATTTAGAGGTATAAACTCCAGCAGATCAAAATCTCCCATGTTCAAAATTCTTTATTTGTAAGTCCAAAGGTCAAATAGCTCTTTTCCTAAATCCTTTCTTATAAACCAGAAAAAGGTCAAAATGACCTGAGATCTTGACCACCCATCATTCTGATTTCCTCTTTTTGTGAAGAGTAAACTgaatttggaaaaaagaaaattagagaagGGAAACTAGAAACCTAGGTATCTGACCTAGACTCAGCACGCCACTTCCTCACACAGGCAGCCCTGACTGAAGTTCAGGAAGCAGACCTTTAACTTCACAGCAGCAAAAGCCCGTGTCCTTGTCCACCCAACAGTACCAGCTACTGCACCGGTTAGTTTCCTGTCAACACGCCGTAAGACAGAGTCATCTCAGAAGAGGGCACCTCAACTGAGGACCCCCATCAGACTGGCAGGTGGGCAAACTTGTGGGGCACTTtatgattaatgactgatgtgaaGGGGTTCAGCCCACTGCGGATGGAACCCTCCCTGGGAGGGTAGTCCTGggggtataagaaagcaaactgaggaaACCAATCAGTAGCTTTCCTCCGCGGTCTCTGctgcagttcctgccttggcttcccctgatgaactgtaacctggaaggcaaataaagcctttcttctcCAGCTGATCTGTTcgtgtgttttatcacagcaattgcaAGCAAACTACAGCAGCTATGCACTTTTACTGTGGCGACTGCATTTCGCATTCCTAGAGAAATGATTACTACAACAGACGCCAATTTTTATCTTTCCTCGGTCTTCCAGCTGAGTTCAAAACACATCCACACTTCTCTCAAACTGCTTTCCTAATATTTTTATCCCGTCCCTAGCTCTATCCTCTTCCCCTTTTTTCCTGTCTTGGGGGTTGAACCAGGTCCTTTGCatggcaggcaagcactctaccactgagctatttccccaggcACACTACcttttcttcaaaacaaaaacacatttcatCTTCTCACCAATCTTtcttcaaaatgttaaaaatggcaaaaaaacaaaaaaacaaaaacacacacacacactcacttgaGGCCATTTCCATCATCGAAGAAAAAATACTTGGTCTTCATATCTTTCAAAAGCAGCTTCGGATTATCACCTCTCAAAACAATCTTGTCCCAAAGAACAACTTGGTTCAGAGCCTACATCAAATTCAAAGTCAGTTAGATAACGAATCAGACACATTATCATTTCAAATTCAAAGTCTATGTAAGCAATGAGCTtgacaaatgaatggaaatacATTCATTACTCACCAAAGCAGCAATTTAATTACAAATTAGTGTTATCTTACTGAATTTACTGAAGGAAACCAGAATTACAAATACACCTTACATCTATCTACTCATCATAAAAGTAACATTGATCCTCATAATTTTTGATACCCACTGAATAGTGTTTATGTACAGTAGTTACTCTTATTTTGAAGAACagctctttctatttttaaaatacatcttgATGATCTTGAAATGCGGAGATCAAAACTCTTATTTTGAAGGCAAGCTTTTTCTgctatctttaaaatgttttattgatttaaaaCTCACTCACCCCAGCATTCCCAATGCCCAATGAAATACCCAGCATAACATATATACTCCAAATAATTACCTGTAGTGCCAAATATCAGTACATAAAGTGGTTTAATGTGCTGCCAATATAggtcaataaatataataataataataatagtaatagtaatataGGTCAAATAAAATATAGACCCACCTTTAATTACAAATTACCTACCTACACTGACAAACACAGAATTGCTTTGGCAAAAGCAACATAGAAGTAATGTTTTGTCTCTACACATTTCAATTTGATGTGTTAAACCACTGCATACTTTCACTAGTGGCACTAAAGAGAAAGCTAAGGCAATCAAACAATATTCTGCTGTAGGGCAGCATGCCCATCCTTCTGGACCCTATAATGCTAGAGagccaccaggcatgcacacagtatcAACAGGCCACTGAAAGGGAGAAAGCTTTCTTACCAAAGCCATCTCACCATAtgcttaatttgttttttaattttatttttttttaatttttgttttgttttgcttttaactaAGCTATGCAAGTCAGATACTGTGACTATATAAAAATTGATATTCTTGGGCCagtaagaaggctcagtgggtccAATCCCTGGAATCTTTAAggtaggaaagaactgactttctAACaggtaacttttttaaaaattatattctctCATAAGgaataatgtttaaaaagaaactattacAATATACTTAGATACTTACATTATTTTTTGTTGAATACTCTGCTGACAAATAAAGAAACAACTGTTTAACGTTCCAATCGAATATATTCTCTAGATGTAAACAAATTAAGGACTCTAAAGATTGCAAAGCAGCACACAGCTTTCAAATAGATCTTATTCTTAAAACATCCATGGCAACACAAACATTAAAACAAGTAAAACAGGCAGTTCAGAAATGCACTAAATTACTTACTAATTTAAGAGAAAGATAGAGGATAAATACATTGTAAAATCTAGCACATTTGAAGAGGAGTGTGTGTTAGGATACGTTACCATCCTCCCTGCTCCTGTAAACATAACTAGCtgacatatttattaaaaaaataaacataagaaacTGAAGCTTTAATTCTGCCCATAGCTGAACCAGTCATTACTATAAAGAAGCAACATGTACCTATGCACAGAGCTCAACATTAGCCAAGAACAGCACTCTACACAAGTCGATTTGGTTAAAGGTCAGTACAAATCACAATGTCTCGGGGTGTGGGGTTCTTTGGTAGGAGGGAAGAAACACTAAAGGGCGCCATTCATCTTAGACAGGTGTACTCACAAGAATGAACTACAATACTATGCCACAACTGTGAAATGAGCTGATATGAGGATTTTTATTAAGTACTGTATATAAATTActgattttattatatgtatatacatactgATAGTAATAGGCTTATTATAATGTAGTTTTAAGGTACACCCACTATGAGTTATTGTTCAGAATTGAGGGGTCTATAGCAGTTCtgtacaaaagaaaaaggccatttTCAAGTGTTAGAAGCACGAACAAAACTGggcagtagcacacgcctttaaacccagcactcaggaggcagaagggggcagatctctgtgagttcaaggccagcctggtctacagagtgagttccacggcaggctccaaagctacaccgagaaaccctgtctcaaaacaaacaaaaatctgaacaAACTGTACGATTgtataaaaatagttttcaagAAAGTCCTTGAATTGCTGATCCTCCAATCATGGCCCTCCCTCTCTGGTgccgggattataggcatgtccgACATAGCCAGTTTATGCAAGCCCTCTACCAAATGAGTTACATTCCCAGTGGTTTAATGTAATTTTCCAGATTACGAATTACCACTTTCACCTCTGTATAAACTCCTTcttatctgaaattttaaaagtagaatgaaaatttaaacataaagttTATCCTAAGATTTTTCTGATGGCATCTCTATTTCCAAAAACTAACTGTAAACCAATTCCTAGTCTATAACTGAATCCAATAATTTGTTTCATAAAAACTGCAAATAGTTTCAGGAAGAACGGCAGGTAAACCTATCAAACATATGCTTTGCTCAGGTGCTTTTTACAACTGTCTTCATAAccaatagtaataaataataataattatacacTGCCAGGATTCTAACCTGTGGCCCTAAGGGAGACTAAAGTTGCCAAGATGGTGAGCTGCTGAAGACAGAAACTCAAGATAAAGAGAAATCACCTCATCCTCACCACAGTAAATCTTCATTaagatctctctgcctctaaCGGTGACAAAATGCTGATATAATGCAGCCCTGTCACTTTAACAAAAGGCCTTCTGAACAACCACAGatgcaatttctttttaaacatatgGGGATTTGTTctgctgttttttttattttttgagacaaggcttctctgtgtaccagccctggctgtcctagaacaagctctgtagaccaggttggcctctaactcagattcacctgcctctgtctcctaagtactgggattaaaggtgtgcaccaccactgcccagcaacttaCTTTTGTTTCTTACCTATAACAGGAGATGGAGAATTATTTGTGACTGAAATTGGACTATTTCCAGGCAGACTCTGgtgaattttttcttctttaaccaaaataatcttttatttttatctttcctaGATTCAAATTAATGTTCACATGAAGGATTAAGATATATTCACCCTCATGAGTCTCGTGTTTTCTTAAAGTGTGAACAAGGAAATATCAACACCATTTTACAGATGACAATAACAGCCTGTGGTGGAGTTCATACTCACTCTTCCACACTTGCACCTCAtttcaaaactacagaaaaagCAATGTCATATTTGTGTTGAAGGATATCAGCAGTTATATCAAATGTGATGAATCCCAGGTCACTTCTTTCTCTCGGGCCAGTGAAGTCTTCTACATTTTTTCTAGAAGTAAAGATAAAAGTCTCACCATCCCTCACGGTACCACACAAAATTTACACAACTCACACCAGCAAGGGCTAGATGTGAGCATCAGTAAAACGTGAATTTCATGAAGAAATGGGTAAAGTTAAGAGAAACTGTAAGtgtgaaaataagtaaatattataaCTCAGTGTAAAAGAAGGTAGTCAGCTATTTTCATTTGCCTTAAGAGAACCTTTGAGAAAACCcaagataaacagaaaattaaaaggaaaacacaaatactTCATGGAGAGCAGATAATCAGAGTGAGTGAGAGCTGAGAGGGGCCACAAGGCGATCTGGAAATCAGCAGCACATGTTTATGAGAGCACACCATATGTCAGAGCcaccaagtattttattttacacgACTATCTTACATCCGGACAACAATCCTTCCGGTTACTTTCTTTGCTTCCAACAAAACGTAGCAAGCACAAGAGCAAGAAACCTGTTGCAGATCACATCAATGTTTAACTCTCTTCAAGTTCATCTAGACCCCCACAGaacagaaagtgatggcaggggCTGGTATCTAAGCCACATCTATTTACACCACCAACAGTATCGAATAAAAATCAATGgaggataaattaaaaaaatcaaaagcagcagcagctgcagtaatcaaggtggggtgggggacacttTGTGATTCtgacaaaaaagtaaataatgaaCTAAGAAGGCTAAGGAAG is part of the Onychomys torridus chromosome 17, mOncTor1.1, whole genome shotgun sequence genome and encodes:
- the Spcs3 gene encoding signal peptidase complex subunit 3, with protein sequence MNTVLSRANSLFAFSLSVMAALTFGCFITTAFKDRSVPVRLHVSRIMLKNVEDFTGPRERSDLGFITFDITADLENIFDWNVKQLFLYLSAEYSTKNNALNQVVLWDKIVLRGDNPKLLLKDMKTKYFFFDDGNGLKGNRNVTLTLSWNVVPNAGILPLVTGSGHVSVPFPDTYEITKSY